Proteins from one Aureimonas sp. SA4125 genomic window:
- a CDS encoding NAD(P)/FAD-dependent oxidoreductase, protein MTYDVLIIGAGAAGMMAAIEAGKRGRSVLVVDHATKPGEKIRISGGGRCNFTNVHTSPKQFLSNNPSFCISALKRYTARDFIALVDRYAIAYHEKALGQLFCDGSAQQIVDMLLAEMRRHGADLRLSTTVDRVRRTETGFAAVLSHDQRGIEPVECTSLIIATGGKSIPKMGASGYGYELAKSFGLKVTETRPALVPLTLDPPTLARLEPLAGVAIDAVVSHGRTKFAEALLFTHRGLSGPAMLQISSYWREGDEIAVAMLPDLDVFAALRAARAENGRQSLQTGLGAFLPKRLAQLIAGELKGPERLADWPDKLLRTAEAAVNAWRFKPAGSEGYRTAEVTHGGVDTADLDSKTLQAKAVPGLYFVGEVVDVTGWLGGYNFQWAWSSGWCAGQVA, encoded by the coding sequence ATGACCTACGACGTATTGATCATCGGCGCGGGCGCCGCCGGCATGATGGCGGCCATCGAGGCGGGCAAGCGGGGACGAAGCGTTCTCGTCGTCGACCATGCGACGAAGCCAGGCGAGAAGATCCGCATTTCCGGCGGCGGACGCTGCAACTTCACCAATGTTCACACGAGCCCGAAGCAGTTCCTGTCGAACAATCCGAGTTTCTGCATCTCGGCGCTGAAGCGCTATACGGCGCGCGACTTCATCGCGCTCGTCGACCGCTACGCCATCGCCTATCACGAGAAGGCGCTCGGTCAGCTGTTCTGCGACGGCTCGGCCCAGCAGATCGTCGACATGCTGCTGGCGGAAATGCGCCGCCACGGCGCCGACCTCAGGCTCTCGACGACGGTCGACCGCGTGCGCCGGACGGAGACGGGCTTTGCCGCCGTGCTCAGCCACGACCAGCGCGGGATCGAGCCGGTGGAATGCACGTCCCTCATCATCGCCACGGGCGGCAAGTCGATCCCGAAGATGGGCGCATCCGGCTACGGCTACGAACTGGCGAAGAGTTTCGGCCTGAAGGTCACGGAGACGCGGCCGGCGCTGGTGCCACTGACGCTGGACCCGCCGACGCTCGCCCGCCTCGAGCCGCTGGCGGGCGTGGCCATCGACGCGGTCGTGTCGCACGGCAGGACGAAATTTGCAGAAGCCCTTCTGTTCACCCATCGCGGCCTGTCCGGGCCAGCCATGCTGCAGATATCCTCCTACTGGCGTGAGGGCGACGAGATCGCCGTGGCCATGCTGCCCGACCTCGATGTTTTTGCCGCATTGCGCGCCGCCCGGGCCGAGAACGGCCGGCAGTCGCTGCAGACCGGCCTCGGCGCCTTCCTGCCGAAACGTCTGGCGCAACTCATTGCGGGCGAGCTGAAGGGGCCGGAGCGGCTGGCCGACTGGCCCGACAAGCTCCTGCGCACGGCGGAAGCTGCGGTCAACGCCTGGCGCTTCAAGCCGGCGGGATCGGAAGGCTATCGCACCGCCGAGGTCACGCATGGCGGCGTCGACACCGCCGATCTCGATTCGAAGACCCTGCAGGCGAAAGCGGTGCCAGGCCTCTATTTCGTCGGTGAGGTCGTGGACGTCACAGGCTGGCTCGGCGGCTACAATTTCCAGTGGGCCTGGTCGTCGGGCTGGTGCGCGGGGCAGGTCGCCTGA
- a CDS encoding extensin family protein — translation MIALGHRGLVLAGCLLLAAAPVSNAAGLPWPDANPLERLLGKPKQQPTQGAKPRRQSQVRPAPAAVPVIADVPLPDARPEQPDAANKVVETPDENAEAAPPPELAEPDASPAVPAADTVPTPETAPPTPDAPAADANPAPSDGTSPEPSPAPPEVKTPPPSETAKRPIDEIPTPVDRPEGEGTDAPEAVTSPEPARPEPAPPAVAEPEPAKPEPTKAQPEPAAPAPVEPDPAPNSTENLKSRSVEITPAASVLAAAAVEDAKLCEDELTQRGIEFTVGESISEGECGVLRPIDVKRLSSGVRVLPNTQFLCRTALALDDWMTKGVLPAVKADLPGRKLTEFRHASTYVCRPRASESAISEHARGSAIDIASFVFDTGEDIGVAAQAEGSPEAKFQAAVRSAACGPFLTVLGPGSDSNHATHFHLDIAARRNGATYCK, via the coding sequence ATGATCGCGCTCGGCCATCGCGGCCTCGTCCTCGCCGGGTGCCTCCTGCTCGCCGCGGCACCCGTGAGCAATGCTGCCGGCCTGCCCTGGCCAGACGCCAATCCGCTGGAGCGTCTGCTCGGCAAGCCGAAGCAGCAGCCGACGCAAGGGGCGAAGCCACGTCGCCAGTCCCAGGTCCGGCCAGCGCCCGCTGCCGTGCCGGTGATTGCCGACGTTCCGCTGCCGGATGCCCGCCCCGAGCAGCCCGATGCGGCGAACAAGGTCGTCGAGACGCCCGACGAGAATGCGGAGGCTGCCCCGCCGCCAGAGCTGGCGGAACCCGACGCTTCCCCCGCAGTGCCTGCGGCCGACACCGTTCCGACACCCGAGACGGCTCCGCCCACACCCGATGCTCCGGCCGCTGACGCCAATCCTGCGCCTTCGGACGGCACATCGCCAGAACCGTCACCTGCGCCGCCGGAGGTAAAGACGCCTCCTCCTTCCGAGACGGCCAAGAGGCCGATCGACGAAATTCCGACGCCGGTCGACCGTCCGGAAGGCGAGGGGACCGACGCACCCGAGGCCGTCACCTCGCCGGAGCCGGCGCGACCGGAGCCCGCGCCGCCGGCGGTGGCCGAGCCCGAGCCAGCGAAGCCTGAACCGACGAAAGCGCAGCCCGAGCCGGCAGCGCCGGCGCCTGTCGAGCCCGACCCGGCCCCCAACTCGACGGAGAATCTGAAGTCCCGCAGCGTTGAGATCACGCCCGCGGCCTCGGTCCTTGCCGCCGCCGCCGTCGAGGACGCGAAGCTCTGCGAGGATGAACTGACCCAGCGCGGCATCGAGTTCACCGTGGGCGAAAGCATCTCCGAGGGTGAGTGCGGCGTTCTGCGTCCCATTGACGTGAAGCGCCTGTCCTCCGGCGTCCGGGTCCTGCCGAACACGCAGTTCCTCTGCCGGACAGCTCTCGCGCTTGACGACTGGATGACGAAAGGGGTTCTTCCGGCCGTCAAAGCCGATCTTCCCGGTCGAAAGTTGACCGAATTTCGCCATGCCTCGACCTATGTCTGCCGCCCGCGCGCCAGCGAGAGCGCGATTTCCGAGCATGCGCGCGGCAGTGCGATCGACATTGCAAGCTTCGTCTTCGACACGGGCGAGGACATCGGGGTCGCCGCCCAGGCAGAAGGATCGCCCGAGGCCAAATTCCAGGCCGCCGTCCGGTCGGCAGCCTGTGGCCCGTTCCTCACCGTCCTCGGTCCCGGTAGCGATTCCAACCACGCGACGCATTTCCACCTCGACATAGCCGCCCGCAGGAACGGCGCGACCTACTGCAAGTAG
- the mgrA gene encoding L-glyceraldehyde 3-phosphate reductase — protein MPYNAAANRYDVMPYRRLGRSGLKLPAISLGLWQNFGGNDVFETGRAILRRAFDRGVTHFDLANNYGPPAGSAEENFGRWMTADFRPYRDELIISSKAGYDMWPGPYGNLGSRKYLVASCDQSLKRMGLDMLDIFYHHRPDPETPLEETMGALDHIVRSGRALYVGVSSYSPELTRAAHAILAAQGTPFVIHQPSYSMLNRWVEDGLLDTLGGLGIGCIAFSPLAQGFLTTKYLDGVPEDSRAAKAGSFKPDYLSDDNISRIRSLNAIAGKRGQTLAQMAIAWVLRDPRLTSALIGARTVEQLDNSLDSLANMAFSDEELAEIDRFATDGGVDLWRAQSRIQPE, from the coding sequence TTGCCTTACAACGCTGCCGCCAACCGCTATGACGTCATGCCCTATCGCCGGCTCGGGCGCTCCGGGCTGAAGCTCCCCGCCATTTCGCTGGGCCTCTGGCAGAATTTCGGCGGCAACGACGTCTTCGAGACGGGACGCGCGATCCTTCGGCGCGCCTTCGACCGCGGCGTCACGCATTTCGATCTCGCCAACAATTACGGGCCGCCGGCAGGCTCGGCCGAGGAGAATTTCGGCCGGTGGATGACGGCGGATTTCCGCCCCTACCGCGACGAGCTGATCATCTCGTCCAAGGCCGGCTACGACATGTGGCCGGGCCCCTACGGCAATCTCGGCTCGCGCAAGTATCTCGTCGCCAGCTGTGACCAGAGCCTGAAGCGCATGGGGCTCGACATGCTGGACATCTTCTACCACCACCGCCCCGATCCCGAGACGCCGCTGGAAGAGACGATGGGCGCGCTCGACCATATCGTGCGGTCCGGACGGGCGCTCTATGTCGGCGTTTCCTCCTATTCGCCGGAACTGACGCGCGCGGCGCATGCGATCCTCGCCGCGCAGGGAACGCCCTTCGTCATCCACCAGCCGTCCTATTCCATGCTGAACCGCTGGGTGGAGGATGGGCTCCTCGACACGCTCGGTGGTCTCGGCATCGGCTGCATCGCCTTCTCGCCTCTGGCACAGGGTTTTCTGACGACGAAATACCTCGACGGCGTGCCGGAGGATTCGCGCGCCGCCAAGGCCGGCTCGTTCAAGCCGGACTACCTCAGCGACGACAATATCAGCCGGATCCGGTCGCTCAACGCCATTGCCGGGAAGCGTGGCCAGACCCTTGCACAGATGGCGATCGCCTGGGTGCTGCGCGATCCCCGCCTCACCTCGGCCCTCATTGGAGCTCGAACGGTCGAACAGCTCGACAATTCCCTGGATAGCCTGGCGAACATGGCCTTCTCGGACGAGGAGCTGGCGGAGATCGATCGTTTCGCCACGGATGGCGGCGTCGATCTCTGGCGAGCCCAGTCGCGCATCCAGCCGGAATGA
- a CDS encoding L,D-transpeptidase: MAVLAISAASPALAQFYDPQDVPYYDDGNDPEMLPRARTFIDDLGRTVTVDRRGRIIAVEQPRRDEPRPRRRRDNSVILEGPVGRGGEIILEGRAGAIPGVDPGFIPRTPRSADPYNEGFRSPDEDFDAPIEAEPLPEPRYEAGLPRPGDAGYEDPLNAGLPQDDGAGTGLPDTAPIVVPGETTAPETRPAPAVAGPKGKNAKVEIAALQVLLDRAGISPGVIDGRMGGNVNKAVAAYEEKTGERLDATNAQALAEQLDATGGPAIVSYTITDQDAAGPYVASIPDDYAEKAKLPAMAYTRVSEMLAERFHMDEDYLKEINPGADFNRAGTILKVMAVGENVTQSVAKIIADKGREQVRAYDEAGRLVAAYPSTIGSSDTPSPSGTVQVSRIAIDPNYTYNPKINFTQGENKSVLTIPPGPNGPVGSVWIALSKPTYGIHGTPEPSKIGKTNSHGCVRLTNFDARELAKIVKPGVTVEFLE; encoded by the coding sequence ATGGCAGTTCTCGCCATCTCGGCCGCATCGCCGGCGCTGGCACAGTTCTACGACCCGCAGGACGTGCCGTACTACGACGACGGCAACGATCCGGAAATGCTGCCGCGTGCGCGCACCTTCATCGACGACCTCGGACGGACGGTGACGGTCGACCGGCGCGGACGCATCATTGCCGTCGAGCAGCCGCGTCGCGACGAACCAAGGCCGCGACGGCGCCGCGACAACTCGGTCATCCTCGAAGGGCCTGTGGGACGGGGCGGCGAAATCATCCTCGAGGGCAGGGCCGGCGCGATTCCCGGTGTCGATCCCGGCTTCATTCCGCGCACGCCCCGCTCCGCCGACCCCTACAATGAGGGCTTTCGATCCCCCGACGAGGACTTCGATGCGCCCATCGAAGCCGAGCCGCTGCCGGAGCCGAGATATGAAGCCGGCCTTCCGCGCCCGGGCGACGCCGGTTACGAGGACCCGCTGAATGCCGGCCTGCCGCAGGACGACGGCGCTGGCACGGGGCTGCCGGACACCGCGCCGATCGTCGTGCCGGGCGAGACGACCGCGCCGGAGACCCGTCCTGCTCCGGCAGTCGCCGGGCCCAAGGGCAAGAATGCCAAGGTCGAGATCGCGGCTCTCCAGGTACTGCTCGACCGCGCCGGCATTTCGCCCGGCGTCATCGACGGACGGATGGGCGGCAATGTCAACAAGGCTGTCGCCGCCTACGAAGAGAAGACCGGCGAGCGCCTCGACGCGACGAACGCGCAGGCTCTCGCCGAACAGCTCGACGCGACGGGCGGCCCGGCGATCGTGTCCTACACCATCACCGACCAGGATGCGGCCGGGCCCTACGTCGCCTCGATTCCGGACGACTATGCCGAGAAGGCGAAGCTCCCCGCCATGGCCTATACCCGCGTCTCGGAAATGCTGGCCGAGCGCTTCCACATGGACGAGGACTATCTGAAGGAGATCAATCCCGGCGCCGACTTCAACCGGGCGGGGACGATCCTGAAGGTCATGGCGGTCGGCGAGAACGTCACGCAGTCCGTCGCGAAGATCATCGCCGACAAGGGACGCGAGCAGGTGCGCGCCTATGATGAGGCAGGGCGCCTCGTCGCCGCCTATCCCTCGACGATCGGCTCCTCCGATACCCCCTCGCCGAGCGGCACGGTGCAGGTCAGCCGCATCGCGATCGACCCGAACTATACCTACAATCCGAAAATCAACTTCACCCAGGGCGAGAACAAGTCGGTCCTGACGATTCCACCCGGTCCCAACGGCCCGGTCGGCTCCGTCTGGATCGCCTTGTCGAAGCCCACCTATGGCATCCATGGAACGCCCGAGCCCTCGAAGATCGGCAAGACCAACAGCCATGGCTGTGTTCGGCTGACCAATTTCGACGCGCGGGAACTTGCCAAGATCGTCAAGCCGGGCGTCACCGTCGAGTTTCTGGAGTGA
- a CDS encoding L,D-transpeptidase: MKSSALPALAGLLMAGAAFLPTPAWSQDAAAGDPIAVVLPDVSEQAINAADFEGWKARRDAARSGLDEAQAVLKIDPAATGDVPSADGAANSAGAIKSAAPDDFPDPFLIRLQILLDRAHASPGVIDGLDGENTRKAIAAYGLITGSDLGDEPSAEFWEKIGADTAAVVRPYTLTGEDLGQRYVPDMPTDYGDLAKLDWLGYRDPAEMLAERFHMDETLLRRLNPGATFLAVGETILVAEPGAAPDAKVAKIVVDKSKGEIIAYDADDNVVLVHPATIGSEGTPSPSGTMKVNGSAPDPTYEYNPDKNFQQGDNTGKLTIPAGPNGPVGAMWIDLSKPTYGIHGTPEPSKIDKTASHGCVRLTNWDAEALASLVQPSRTVVEFKE, encoded by the coding sequence ATGAAATCCAGTGCTCTTCCCGCCCTCGCGGGTCTTCTCATGGCCGGCGCGGCCTTCCTGCCGACACCGGCATGGAGCCAGGATGCTGCCGCCGGCGATCCCATCGCGGTCGTACTGCCCGACGTTTCCGAGCAGGCGATAAACGCGGCGGATTTCGAAGGCTGGAAAGCCCGCCGTGACGCTGCCAGGAGCGGCCTCGACGAAGCCCAGGCCGTGCTGAAAATCGATCCGGCAGCAACCGGGGACGTCCCGTCGGCTGATGGCGCGGCGAATTCGGCCGGAGCGATAAAATCTGCCGCGCCCGACGATTTCCCTGACCCCTTCCTCATCCGCCTGCAGATCCTGCTCGACCGGGCCCATGCATCGCCCGGCGTGATCGACGGTCTCGACGGCGAGAACACGCGCAAGGCGATCGCGGCCTATGGGTTGATCACCGGCAGCGACCTCGGCGACGAGCCGTCTGCCGAATTCTGGGAAAAGATCGGCGCCGACACGGCGGCAGTGGTGCGACCGTACACCTTGACCGGGGAGGATCTCGGCCAGCGCTATGTCCCGGACATGCCGACCGACTACGGCGACCTCGCCAAGCTCGACTGGCTCGGCTACCGCGACCCCGCGGAAATGCTGGCCGAGCGCTTTCACATGGACGAGACGCTGTTGCGGCGGCTCAATCCTGGCGCCACCTTCTTGGCCGTCGGAGAGACGATCCTCGTTGCCGAGCCGGGCGCCGCGCCGGATGCCAAGGTCGCCAAAATTGTCGTCGACAAGTCGAAAGGCGAAATCATCGCCTACGACGCCGACGATAATGTCGTCCTCGTCCATCCCGCGACGATCGGCTCGGAGGGCACGCCGTCACCCTCCGGAACGATGAAGGTCAATGGCAGCGCACCGGACCCGACCTACGAGTACAATCCCGACAAGAATTTCCAGCAGGGCGACAACACCGGAAAGCTGACGATCCCGGCCGGCCCGAACGGACCTGTCGGCGCGATGTGGATCGACCTGTCGAAACCGACCTATGGCATCCACGGCACGCCGGAGCCCTCGAAGATCGACAAGACAGCCAGCCATGGCTGCGTGCGACTGACGAACTGGGATGCCGAGGCGCTCGCCAGCCTCGTCCAGCCGTCGCGGACCGTCGTGGAATTCAAGGAATGA
- a CDS encoding M23 family metallopeptidase, with the protein MSQKSPPRPELGNEPPLVADRRRRPDRRQVSARWLAGTLLTGLTSSALMGIALSAALDGRHTIARPASTLPDTATTTSDEPSAKSTRVFATLIPAAKSRQTLEFSTMTRDGDREVIRTLPFAYVTMSLAARHPTNIDYPPFDPMKVFTAGDGDEPEEADPAQIYGDKIESQMTLKMEPFSFSDLDATEIDDVQAEAQVRMAAPTLSYVPVQVASLDPIDPLRFAPDPAAEDYEPGSAFRVIEENVSVAIPDGDDIPLYNEEAIRFSETQPILAALAEAGYEEGEAAYAAERLSDLLSTKTLGPGNIIRVGSETEGGTRRIVRLSVYRGDAHMVTVAEGDDGSFAPGAQPDLNRDVAEALDQNAAEVQRHSDMPMVYDGIYQAALSYGLDTRLCQQLVRMLASDVDFQARLSPDDRLTVFYSLEEGKENATDASEILYAEAQFGDETKKFYRFRGKDDEHSDYYDEEGRSSRQFLLRKPVPKARMSSAFSTGRKHPVLGYVRPHWGVDWAAPAGSPIIATGSGVVEAAGWSSGYGRQTILRHANGYETSYSHQSTIAKGITKGARVRQGQVIGFVGSTGLSTGNHTHYEVSVNGQKVDPMRIKLPSGRVLAGADLDLFKRERDRIDNLLKDRDDPTRVAGR; encoded by the coding sequence ATGAGCCAGAAGTCTCCTCCGAGACCTGAACTCGGCAACGAGCCGCCGCTCGTCGCCGATCGGCGGCGGCGTCCCGACCGTCGGCAGGTCTCGGCGCGCTGGCTCGCCGGAACGCTCCTGACCGGCCTGACGTCGAGTGCCCTGATGGGCATCGCCTTGTCTGCGGCCCTCGACGGACGACACACCATCGCCCGCCCCGCCTCCACGCTTCCCGACACCGCGACGACCACGAGCGACGAGCCCTCCGCGAAGTCGACGCGCGTTTTCGCCACCCTCATCCCCGCAGCCAAGAGCCGGCAGACGCTCGAATTCTCGACCATGACGCGAGACGGCGACCGCGAGGTGATCCGCACCCTGCCCTTCGCCTATGTGACGATGTCGCTGGCAGCGCGCCACCCGACCAATATCGACTACCCCCCCTTCGACCCGATGAAGGTCTTTACCGCGGGCGACGGCGACGAGCCCGAGGAGGCCGATCCGGCACAGATCTACGGCGACAAGATCGAAAGCCAGATGACCCTGAAGATGGAGCCGTTCAGCTTCAGCGATCTCGATGCGACCGAGATTGACGACGTTCAGGCCGAGGCGCAGGTGCGCATGGCCGCACCGACCCTGTCCTACGTGCCCGTGCAGGTGGCGTCCCTCGACCCGATCGATCCCTTGCGCTTCGCTCCCGATCCGGCGGCCGAGGACTACGAACCGGGCTCGGCCTTTCGTGTCATCGAGGAGAATGTCTCGGTTGCCATTCCCGACGGCGACGATATTCCCCTCTACAACGAGGAGGCCATCCGCTTTTCCGAAACCCAGCCGATCCTCGCGGCTCTGGCGGAAGCGGGCTACGAAGAGGGCGAGGCCGCCTATGCCGCCGAACGCCTCTCTGATCTTCTCTCCACCAAGACGCTGGGGCCGGGCAATATCATTCGAGTCGGTTCGGAGACCGAGGGTGGCACGCGCCGCATTGTGCGCCTTTCGGTCTACCGCGGCGACGCGCATATGGTGACGGTCGCCGAGGGCGACGACGGCAGTTTTGCCCCGGGAGCCCAGCCCGACCTCAACCGCGACGTCGCCGAGGCCCTCGACCAGAATGCCGCGGAGGTGCAGCGCCATTCCGACATGCCCATGGTCTATGACGGCATCTACCAGGCCGCGCTTTCCTACGGCCTCGATACGCGGCTCTGCCAGCAGCTCGTCCGCATGCTGGCTTCCGACGTCGACTTCCAGGCACGCCTCAGCCCGGACGACCGGCTGACCGTTTTCTATTCGCTCGAGGAGGGCAAGGAGAACGCGACCGACGCGTCGGAAATCCTCTACGCGGAAGCGCAATTCGGCGACGAAACGAAGAAATTCTACCGGTTCCGCGGCAAGGACGACGAGCACAGCGATTACTATGACGAGGAAGGCCGCAGCTCACGCCAGTTCCTCCTGCGCAAGCCGGTCCCGAAGGCCCGAATGTCCTCGGCTTTCAGTACAGGACGAAAACACCCGGTTCTGGGCTATGTCCGGCCGCATTGGGGCGTCGACTGGGCGGCGCCGGCGGGCTCGCCGATCATCGCCACGGGTTCGGGCGTCGTCGAGGCCGCGGGCTGGAGCAGCGGCTATGGCCGGCAGACCATCCTGCGTCATGCCAACGGCTACGAGACCTCCTATTCGCACCAGAGCACCATCGCCAAGGGCATCACCAAGGGCGCGCGTGTCCGTCAGGGACAGGTCATCGGCTTTGTCGGCTCGACCGGTCTCTCGACCGGCAATCACACGCATTACGAAGTCAGCGTCAACGGCCAGAAGGTCGATCCGATGCGGATCAAGCTGCCATCGGGGAGAGTTCTGGCGGGCGCCGATCTCGATCTCTTCAAGCGCGAGCGCGATCGGATCGACAACCTCCTGAAGGACCGCGACGACCCGACCCGCGTCGCCGGCCGCTGA
- a CDS encoding IS66 family transposase produces MDRGDLQRLTKEELIDLVLKIQRPEKTSRTSSKPPSSDRKERREQARPGGAKPGHEGHSRAMGEDFDRLVDHRPEQCSCCQAALADSLPAEIGGTYETVDLPEIKPFVTRHRRLSVCCPSCGTLVSAGLPDAARGTPFGPRLHAVATYLKTFQALSYERLQKALADLFGLQISQGGLMNMLRRAQGTFVADRDLAIAALRRSKVVASDETGVRIEGSNAFQWVFRCDDAVVHRAAPTRGAIVVRTLMDGHRPKVWCSDRYSAQQGHADAHQTCLAHLARDVAYAEQAGEDLLPSRLRIWLSKAFALASGITTFAASTIVAKRRALERSLSEILAAPTSCPFARVVQHKFRRARDQLLTFTLWTGMVEATNNGCERALRPAVIQRKVTNGYRSMWAAEGEADIRTVVDTARLRQGGNVFNTILETVGA; encoded by the coding sequence ATGGATCGCGGTGATTTGCAGCGTCTGACGAAGGAAGAGTTGATCGATCTGGTGCTGAAGATTCAGCGTCCGGAGAAGACGTCACGCACATCCTCGAAGCCTCCGTCTAGTGACCGCAAGGAGCGCCGTGAGCAGGCAAGACCTGGCGGCGCCAAGCCCGGTCACGAAGGCCACAGCCGAGCGATGGGTGAGGATTTCGATCGGCTCGTCGATCACCGTCCCGAGCAATGCTCCTGCTGCCAGGCAGCCCTGGCCGATAGCCTTCCCGCGGAGATCGGCGGCACGTACGAGACGGTCGATCTGCCGGAGATCAAGCCGTTCGTGACGCGTCATCGCCGGCTTTCGGTTTGTTGTCCTTCCTGCGGCACGCTTGTCTCAGCGGGATTGCCCGATGCGGCAAGGGGGACGCCGTTCGGGCCGCGGCTGCATGCGGTGGCGACCTATCTTAAGACCTTCCAGGCCCTGTCCTATGAACGGCTTCAGAAAGCTCTGGCCGATCTCTTCGGCTTGCAGATCAGCCAGGGCGGGCTGATGAACATGCTGCGCCGGGCGCAGGGCACCTTCGTCGCCGACCGCGATCTCGCCATTGCCGCCCTGCGCCGCTCCAAGGTGGTGGCCTCGGACGAGACCGGCGTTCGCATCGAAGGCAGCAACGCCTTCCAATGGGTGTTTCGCTGCGATGACGCAGTCGTCCATCGTGCCGCTCCGACCCGTGGTGCCATCGTGGTCAGGACCCTGATGGACGGGCACCGGCCAAAGGTCTGGTGTTCCGATCGCTACTCTGCCCAGCAGGGACATGCCGACGCCCATCAGACCTGTCTGGCTCATCTGGCCCGCGACGTCGCCTACGCCGAACAGGCGGGCGAGGATCTGCTGCCGTCGCGGCTGCGGATCTGGCTGTCCAAGGCTTTCGCTTTGGCCAGCGGCATCACGACCTTCGCCGCATCGACCATCGTCGCCAAGCGCCGTGCACTGGAGCGAAGTCTTTCCGAGATCCTCGCCGCACCGACCTCCTGCCCTTTCGCTCGAGTGGTCCAGCACAAGTTCAGGCGAGCGCGCGACCAGCTCCTGACCTTCACTCTCTGGACCGGGATGGTCGAGGCCACCAACAACGGCTGCGAGCGCGCCCTGCGACCGGCCGTGATCCAGCGCAAGGTCACCAACGGCTATCGATCCATGTGGGCCGCCGAAGGCGAAGCTGACATCCGAACCGTCGTCGATACCGCCCGGCTGCGCCAAGGGGGCAACGTCTTCAACACAATTCTCGAGACGGTAGGCGCCTGA
- a CDS encoding LysR substrate-binding domain-containing protein — MTRGWVITGNVRLGAPFDSGVIAIPAILARFATTHPLVQVDVRLDSSRALRQLCLAGDLDLALFSLEDNGALATTTVHTEELVWVGRRNGGAVHRRPLPVALAESGCSWRSKALAALHAAGIPVRVAYSSEHCQGQIAAVEADLAIAPLPRSVIAPPFVRLGQADGLPALGGYDVQMLRRDGAGAVTDALAEHVAASFADIGSRGRRLFA; from the coding sequence GTGACAAGGGGGTGGGTAATTACGGGCAATGTGCGCCTGGGGGCGCCGTTCGACAGCGGGGTGATCGCGATACCGGCCATCCTCGCCCGCTTCGCCACAACCCACCCGCTCGTGCAGGTCGACGTTCGGCTGGATTCGAGCCGGGCCTTGCGACAGCTTTGTCTTGCCGGCGACCTCGATCTGGCGCTGTTCTCGCTCGAGGATAATGGCGCATTGGCCACGACGACCGTCCATACCGAAGAGCTGGTCTGGGTCGGAAGACGCAATGGAGGCGCCGTCCACCGCCGTCCCTTGCCGGTGGCCTTGGCCGAAAGCGGATGCAGCTGGCGGTCAAAGGCACTGGCGGCATTGCACGCGGCCGGCATACCGGTCCGCGTCGCCTATTCCAGCGAGCACTGCCAGGGGCAGATCGCGGCGGTCGAAGCGGATCTGGCGATCGCGCCCTTGCCGCGGAGCGTCATCGCACCGCCCTTCGTCCGCCTGGGCCAAGCCGACGGCCTGCCCGCGCTCGGGGGCTATGACGTCCAGATGCTGCGGCGCGATGGGGCCGGAGCGGTGACCGATGCCTTGGCCGAACACGTCGCGGCGAGCTTTGCCGACATCGGAAGCCGGGGCCGCCGCCTCTTCGCGTGA